Genomic DNA from Frondihabitans sp. PAMC 28766:
GGCGACCCGGCTGCAACTCACTGGAACAAGAACGTCTTCGACGAGGGCGAGTACGGCCTCGGCGTGCTGGCCAACTCGCTCGAGCTCGGGTGCGACTGCGTGGGTGAGATCCTGTATCTCGACGCGGTCGTCAACGACCAGGACGGCCATGCGGTCACCATCCCGAACGGTATCTGCATCCACGAAGAAGACGCGGGCATCGGTTGGAAGCACACCGAGTACCGCGACGGCCGCGGCGAGGTGCGGCGCAACCGCCGCCTCGTGATCTCGTTCTTCGTGACCGTCGGCAACTACGACTACGGCTTCTACTGGCACCTGCACCTCGACGGCTCGATCGAGCTCGAGGTGAAGCTGACAGGCATCATCTCGACCGGCGCTCTGATGCCCGGTGCGATCGCCCCCGGCGACGAGCCCGGCTTCGGCACGCTCGTCGCGCCGCAGCTCTACGGCCCGCACCACCAGCACTTCTTCTCGGTACGACTCGACATGCAGGTCGACGGGCAGCGCAACAACGTCGACGAACTCAACTCGGCTGCGGTGCCGGCGGGGCCCGACAACCCGTGGGGGAGCGCGTGGCAGGTGCAGCGCACGCGACTGACCTCGGAGGCCGAGGGTGCCCGCGAGGCGTCACCGCAGACCGCGCGCTCGTGGCTCGTCACCTCGAGCGACACCGTCAACGGCGTCGGCGGGCGCCCCGGCTATCTCATCGACCCGGGGGCAGCGGCACCGTTCTTCGCCATGCCCGGGTCGCAGCAGCGCGAGCGAGGGGCCTTCGCGACGAAGCAGCTCTGGGTGACCAAGTTCGCACCGCGCGAGCGCTACGCCGCCGGCGACTACATCGCCCAGCAGCCCGTCGACCAGGGGCTCTCGCAGTACGTGAAGGCCGATCGGCCGCTCGTCGACGAAGACGTCGTCTGCTGGTACACCGTCGGCGTGCACCACATCGTGCGGCCCGAAGACTGGCCGGTGATGCCGGTCGCACGGGCGGGCTTCCACCTGAAGCCGGTCGGCTTCTTCGACGGCAACCCCATGCTCGATCTGCCGCCCGAGCCGATGGGCGATCACTGTTCCCACCACGGGGAGGATGCAGCCGGCGCGCACGAGGCACATTCGCACTGACCGCTCGAGAGCTCGACCTGGAGGCGTGAGATGCAGGGCGGAGAAGCCGCCCTCTAGCGGACTATGGCCGGCGACGACAACGCCGGACGTCGCGCCTCCAGGGCGCCCCCAGGCGCGCTCAGTGCGCGCTCAGTGCGAGCCGGGCTCGCGCGTCAGGGTCGTGAAGTGCTTGCCGTGGTAGCTCAGCGAGATGACGGTGTCCTTCTTCGAGAACGACGCGACGTAGTTGCGCCAATACGACGCCTGATGCACCTGGAAGACGTACTTGCCACCCGGTGAGGTGCGGATGATGTGGCACATCCCCGGGTCGTCGGTACCGTACATCTGGCCGTCGGCGCCCTTCGAGTAGAGCAGGTTCGTACAGTTGCCGTCGTCGCTGATCGTCTTGGTCGGGGTGCCGTCGGAGGTTTTCCAGACACCGGCGATGTTCGGGAACTGCGCCGAGCAGCCACTGAGCGCAAAGGTCGCGGCGAGGGCGACACCGGCTGCGGCGGCAGAGCGGACGAGGGTGAGGCGTGTGGTCACAGGGCGGCTTTCTTCTCGGGGCAAGCCTAGCTCCGCGTCGCAGTCTCACCGTCCGGGGCTGTCGCCGGAGCGCTCGACGTGGCCGTCGGATCCTGCCGCCGTCTCGGGATGCTCGCCAGCGCGACGAACATGAGGAACGCTGTGCCGAACGCCAATACGCCCCACGCCCACGAGCGCCAGCCGGCAAGCTGCGTCGTGCTGAAGAAGCGCACGGCGTAGTTCGTGGTCGATGCGACGGGGAAGGTGAAGATCCAGAACGAGAAGCCGGGTCGCAGCTTCGCGTACGTCGGCAGCAGCGCGAACTGCACCAGCAGCATCAGAACCAGGATGCCGGTCAGCCCGGACTGCACGTCGCCGATCGGCCCCGGGTGCGAGATGATCCACGCCAGGCTCGACGTCGCCGAGGCCGCGAGGAAGGCGGACAGAGCCGGTTTGAGGGGCTCGGGCAGCGGCCTGCGGTTGCCGTCAGGGCCGTTGGACGTCAGCCGGATGATCGCCGCAGTGCCGATCACCAGCCAGAAGAAGAGCCCGACGGCGAACGCGCCCATCGCCGGGTCGTGCTGGCCGATCTGCGAGAGGCCGATGCTCGCGACGTTGGCGCCGGCGACCACGGGCACGAAATAGCCGAGGTGGATGTCGGAGATCGCCACCCCGCCGGTGAGCCAGTGCGCCACCAGCTGGCTCGCGACTATGCCCAGCGCGAGGACGGCGGCGGCGGTGACCCAGCGCGAGGCGTCGGCTCCTGCGGTGTTGTTCGCGGTCGCAAAGTCCATCGAGTAGTGGCCGGCCAGCAGGATCGCGATCAACGGGATGTACGCCGAGAACGGCCCGGTCACGGGATGCTCGCGGTCACCGCGGAACGCGCGCCTCTCGCCCCGCAGGCCGGTCACCACGTACGCCACGCTGAGCACCACCCAGATGGCGGTCGCGATGCCATACAGCACCTCGGCCGGCCACTGCGGAGCCTGGAGGTCTGCCTGCGCCGCCGCCCAGCCACCGGCGAGACCCGTGATTCCGAGGGGCACGCCGAACCAGCTGAGCGGCACTCGGCGGCGCGGAGCCGCGTGGTGGTGGTGCTCGCCGGTCTGCTGAGCTGCCGTCATACTGGGGAGTCTAACTTGCGCGTTGCAACTAAGGGCGCCGCTCTCTCGGATGGTGAGTGGCAAATCCGCGCGGCAATCAGGCCGGATTTCCGCGCAGATTTGCCACTCACCGGGTGAGGAGTGGTTCGGGGAAGGGGTCGGCTTCGGGTATGCTGTTCAGGTTGCCTCGGTCGGGGCAACGACCTCAGCGCGAAGCCTGGCTAGCGCTGACGGGCTGTGGCGCAGCTTGGTAGCGCACTTGACTGGGGGTCAAGGGGTCGCAGGTTCAAATCCTGTCAGCCCGACCAGAAGACCGGCTCATCACGTCGAATGATCGACCGGCGCGGGCTCACTCCCGGACTCAAGCCGAAGGTCACGGTCACGATTCGTCGCTGTCACTGGGCGCTGGGCTGATACGCGCCTCAGGTCAGACCACCCAAGGCTGGATCAGGACTCGGGGAGGCCCGGACTCCGCCGCCGCCCGTTCGGGCATTCGGGTTGCCTGGCCTGTCGGCGGCGTGGTCGCGGTTGCGAGTCCCTGCGCCGTCACTCCAGCTCGCGCAACCGGTTCAGCTTCTCGCGGGCCCGAGCGATCCTCGCCTCGATGGGCTCGTCCCACCAGTAGGCCCCTCGTTCGCCGAGACCGTGCTTGGCCAGGTCGACGCGCTGGCGGGCAGCTCCTTCGGCATCGGTGTCGCCCTGGCGCTTGGCTCGGCCGACCTCCGAGCGCGCTCGACCCAGAGAGCGTTGCAACTTTGCGACGACGTCCGGGGGTAGCGACGGGTCGGTCTTCCGCCACCGGCGGCCACTGATCACGAGCCAGTGGTCGTCCTCGCGCTTCACCGGCGACGACGCTTTCTCGGCATCCACGGGCTAGCCGTTCATCCCAGGGTCGTGGCCCCAGTTCATCAGCGACCAGCGCCAGGGCGTGTCGGTGATGTCACCGGAGGGGCGCTGCTTCGAGGGCCGCGCCACGTATCCGACGACCTTTCGCCTGTGAACGTAGTCGGCGTCGGTGACGTCGGCCGGCTTCTTCTGCAGGATGCGGACGATGTGGCGCCCGCTCCGGTGGCCGACCGACTCGCGGCCGTCGGTCTTCTGAGCGACTTCTTTCGACTCGCCGGTGTCGAGCCACTTCTCGATCTCCGACGCCGTCATGTTCACGGCGTCGTCGCATTCGTGGCGGGCATCGGAGCGGTCGTCCTTCGGCATGGACCGGACCGTACGCCTCGCAAAGCGGCTGCGCTCCGAACGGTCGTAGCCGTTCGACAGGGGGTTGACGATCCTCCGCGACGAGGCGTATACCCCGGATTCATGCCGATCGGGGGACATCCGTGCCTCTACTCTGCGGGCCGAGGCGGCGACGTGCGCGTGTCGCGTCAGGCGTGATTGAACAGCAGATCGACCCGTCCGAACGAAGGACATCGTGACCAGCCCCACAACCCGGATCCGCCAGACCGCAGCCGACGCGCTCGGCTGGAGCGACCTGCATCCTGCCCAGCTCGAAGCCATCGAGGCCCCCGTTTCGGGCCGCGACGTGCTGGCGATCATGCCCATCGGCTTCGGCAAGTCGGCGATCTACCAGCCGGCCGGCGCAGTGCGCGCCGGCATCACCGTCGTGGTGTCGCCGCTGATCGATCTGCAGGCCGACCCGGTGACAGGCTTGGTGGGTCGACCCGAGGCGCCGGCGGCCGTCGCTGTTCGTCGTCGAGAGGCTCGGTCGGCCTCCGGTGCTGGCGCTGACGGCGACAGGATCCGGCCCCATCCGCGACGAGATCGTCGAGCGCCTGCGTCTCGACCAGCCGCTCCTCCTGAGCCACGGGTTCGATCGGCCGGGGCTGCGGCTCGAGGTCGTGCGGCACGAGGAGGCCGCTGAGAAGCAACGCGTCGTCGTCGTCACGAGCGCCTTCGGCATGGGCATCGACAAGCCCGCATGGTCATGAGCACGGAGCACGGGCGGGTGACCATCTTCTTCGAGAGCGAGGGGTACCAGGTGCTCGACGTCGACGACGTCGTGTCGCGAGGGCTCCTCCGGCTGCGCTCGGCGGCGGTGCTCCGGGAGAATTCAGGTGCGCTGACCTAGTCTGTGCAGGTGGCCGCAACGACGCCGCCGCAGAACCAAGAAGGCACCATGCTCACCACCCTCTGGACGAGGTCTGTCCTCGCCGCCCGTCTCGCCGCCGACACCCAGCTCGGCCGAGCCACTCACCTTCCCGCCGCCGAGCGGGCTCGCCTGCACCTCGAGCTGTTGAACGCCTCAAGCGACGTCGACGCCGGGCGGCTCGACGAGCCCGAGGCGCTTGCCGCGTTCGATTCACTGCGCGATCGGCTCGTCGAGCAGAACGAGGCGGTTACCGCCGGCTGAGCCGCGGCGCACACGAGCAGGCAAGCGGCCGTCGAGGTGGTCTGCAGACCAGCTCGACGACCGACGAGCGACTTCTAGTGCGAGCGCGGCTTGCGTGGCGGGCGGTCGTCGGCCGAGCGGTCGCGGTCGCCGCGCGGAGCACGCGTGGGCGCTCCGCCGCTGCGACGATCCGGGCGGATCTCGATCAGCTTGCCGCTGATGCGCGTGTCGGCGAGCTTGTCGAGCACATCGTCGCCGACGGCGGCCGAGAGCTCGACGATCGAGAAGTCGGGGCGGATCTGGATCGCCCCGAAGTCTTCGCGGCTGAGACCGCCCTCGTTCGCCAGGGCCCCGACGATCTGACGAGGCTCGACGCGCTGTCGGCGCCCCACCTCGATCCTGTAGGCCGTCATCGGGCCCGTCGCACGGGGGCGGCGCTCGGGGCGCTCGCCGCGGTCGTCGCGCGAGAAGCGGTCGCTGCGGTCGCCGTCGCGCATCTCGCGCACCGAACGCTCTTCGCGGACGGGGCGTCGCGCGCGCTCGGCGGCGGGGTCGAGCAGCAGCGGGTCGTCGCCCTGGGCGACGACGGCGAGAGCCGCAGCCACATCGGCCTCGGGGACATCGTGATGCTCGACGTAGTGGCCCACGATGTCGCGGAACGCGGCGATCCGATCCTGCTGGTCGAGGGCCGCCGTGATGGCGTCGTCGAAGCGGGTGAGGCGGGTGCTGTTGACGTCTTCGACGCTGGGCAGCTGCATCTCGGTGAGCGGCTGGCGGGTGGCCTTCTCGATGGCGCCGAGGAGGCGGCGCTCGCGCGGCGTGACGAAGCTGATGGCGGCACCCGAGCGGCCGGCGCGGCCGGTGCGCCCGATGCGGTGGACATACGACTCGGTGTCGATCGGGATGTCGTAGTTGACGACGTGCGAGATCCTGTCGACGTCGAGGCCGCGGGCGGCGACGTCGGTGGCGACCAGGATGTCGAGCTTGCCCGACTTCAGCTGGTTGACGGTGCGCTCGCGCTGGGCCTGAGCGACGTCGCCCGAGATGGCCGCGGCCGAGTATCCGCGGGCGCGCAGCTTCTCGGCGAGCGTCTCGGTCTCGCTCTTGGTGCGGACGAAGACGATCATGCCCTCGAAGTTCTCGACCTCGAGGATGCGGGTGAGAGCGTCGACCTTCTGCGGGTACGACACCATCAGATAGCGCTGCGTCGTGTTGACCGACGTGGTGGTCTTCTGCTTGACCGTGATCTCTTCGGCGTCGTTGAGGTACTGCTTGGAGATGCGACGGATCTGCGACGGCATCGTCGCCGAGAAGAGCGCGACCTGCTTGTCGTCGGGAGTGTCGGCGAGGATCGTCTCGACGTCTTCGGCGAAGCCCATCTTGAGCATCTCGTCGGCCTCGTCGAGCACCAGGTATTTGAGCTGCGACAGGTCGAGAGTGCCCTTGGCGAGGTGGTCCATGATGCGGCCCGGCGTGCCGACGACGACGTGCACACCGCGGCGGAGCGCGCTCAGCTGCACGCCGTACGCCTGGCCGCCGTAGACCGGCAGCACGTGCACGCCGCGCATGCCCGAGGCGAACTGCTCGAACGCCTCGCACACCTGCAGCGCGAGCTCGCGCGTGGGGGAGAGCACGAGGGCCTGCGGGGTCTTCGCGCTGACGTCGAGGCGGCTCAGGATCGGGAGCGCGAAGGCCGCCGTCTTGCCGGTGCCCGTCTGCGCGAGCCCGACGACGTCGCGCCCGGCGAGCAGGGTCGGGATCGTCGCCGCCTGAATGGCCGAAGGCGTCTCGTAGCCGATGTCTCGGACCGCCTTCAGGACGGCGTCGCTCAAGCCGAGATCGGCGAACGTGATAGCGGGAGCGTCGTCAGCAGTGTCTGCCTCGATCGGGGCGGTCGTGTCGGCAGTCATGCAGAGAAGGCTAGTCGCTCTGGGGGTCACCCACGGACCGATACAGGATGTCAGGGGTTCCCGGCAGGATCGTCGCATGACAGACGCCTACCTGCTCGTCCCCACAGCGCCTCCTCTCGTCGACTATTTGCGTCTGCGCCGCGCCGCCGGGCTGTCGGTCAGGTCGCCCGAGCAGGCGGGGCCCGCACTCGAGAACAGCTGGGCGTTCTGCCACGTGGTGTCGACCTCCGGCGAGGTCGCGGCCATGGGCAGGATCATCGGCGACGGCGGCTGGTACTTCCACGTCGCCGACATGGCGACGCTGCCCGATCATCAGAGGCGCGGTCTCGGCCGACGCGTGCTGGAGTGGCTGCTGGCGCAGGTCGACGAGCGGGCGCCGGCGGGGGCGCTGGTCAACCTCATTGCCGACCCGCCCGGGCAGCCACTGTACGAGAAGCTCGGCTTCCGCTGGGTGGGGCCGGACGCGGTGGGCATGACACTGAACCGACCGTGACGACGGCGAGATCACCGGGCTCGTCGTATACTCCATTTCGGCGACACGACCAGTCGCGGGTGGGCGGGATCAGATGAGCGAATCGACAAAGCCGGGGGTGGCTCGAGGCATCGTGGCGCCGTGGGTGTTCTGGCCGGCGGCGGTGATCGTTGTCGCGTT
This window encodes:
- a CDS encoding primary-amine oxidase, producing MSPHPLEPLSAAEIAQFSSILARDKALAPTARFVFVELLEPPKSVVTAWQPGEPFERHGSVVIREVAEHATYEGVVSLTDDRVVSYEVVPDVQPPISVEEFDKSEELVRADPRWQEAMRKRGVEDFDDAMVDKWSSGYTGPGDVATRRLARLLTFVKRGSGELAAYDNAYAHPVEGLIVTIDMDTWEVLEVTDHGVVPLPPTNGNYEFPLNSTLDAYPFVEKQREPMKPIEISQPKGSSVELDGHSLTWGPWHLQVGYTPREGVVLQDVRYLDRGRLRPILYRGSVAEMYVPYGDPAATHWNKNVFDEGEYGLGVLANSLELGCDCVGEILYLDAVVNDQDGHAVTIPNGICIHEEDAGIGWKHTEYRDGRGEVRRNRRLVISFFVTVGNYDYGFYWHLHLDGSIELEVKLTGIISTGALMPGAIAPGDEPGFGTLVAPQLYGPHHQHFFSVRLDMQVDGQRNNVDELNSAAVPAGPDNPWGSAWQVQRTRLTSEAEGAREASPQTARSWLVTSSDTVNGVGGRPGYLIDPGAAAPFFAMPGSQQRERGAFATKQLWVTKFAPRERYAAGDYIAQQPVDQGLSQYVKADRPLVDEDVVCWYTVGVHHIVRPEDWPVMPVARAGFHLKPVGFFDGNPMLDLPPEPMGDHCSHHGEDAAGAHEAHSH
- a CDS encoding biopolymer transporter Tol; its protein translation is MDAEKASSPVKREDDHWLVISGRRWRKTDPSLPPDVVAKLQRSLGRARSEVGRAKRQGDTDAEGAARQRVDLAKHGLGERGAYWWDEPIEARIARAREKLNRLRELE
- a CDS encoding DUF3140 domain-containing protein produces the protein MPKDDRSDARHECDDAVNMTASEIEKWLDTGESKEVAQKTDGRESVGHRSGRHIVRILQKKPADVTDADYVHRRKVVGYVARPSKQRPSGDITDTPWRWSLMNWGHDPGMNG
- a CDS encoding DEAD/DEAH box helicase is translated as MTADTTAPIEADTADDAPAITFADLGLSDAVLKAVRDIGYETPSAIQAATIPTLLAGRDVVGLAQTGTGKTAAFALPILSRLDVSAKTPQALVLSPTRELALQVCEAFEQFASGMRGVHVLPVYGGQAYGVQLSALRRGVHVVVGTPGRIMDHLAKGTLDLSQLKYLVLDEADEMLKMGFAEDVETILADTPDDKQVALFSATMPSQIRRISKQYLNDAEEITVKQKTTTSVNTTQRYLMVSYPQKVDALTRILEVENFEGMIVFVRTKSETETLAEKLRARGYSAAAISGDVAQAQRERTVNQLKSGKLDILVATDVAARGLDVDRISHVVNYDIPIDTESYVHRIGRTGRAGRSGAAISFVTPRERRLLGAIEKATRQPLTEMQLPSVEDVNSTRLTRFDDAITAALDQQDRIAAFRDIVGHYVEHHDVPEADVAAALAVVAQGDDPLLLDPAAERARRPVREERSVREMRDGDRSDRFSRDDRGERPERRPRATGPMTAYRIEVGRRQRVEPRQIVGALANEGGLSREDFGAIQIRPDFSIVELSAAVGDDVLDKLADTRISGKLIEIRPDRRSGGAPTRAPRGDRDRSADDRPPRKPRSH
- a CDS encoding GNAT family N-acetyltransferase, with translation MTDAYLLVPTAPPLVDYLRLRRAAGLSVRSPEQAGPALENSWAFCHVVSTSGEVAAMGRIIGDGGWYFHVADMATLPDHQRRGLGRRVLEWLLAQVDERAPAGALVNLIADPPGQPLYEKLGFRWVGPDAVGMTLNRP